In Choloepus didactylus isolate mChoDid1 chromosome 6, mChoDid1.pri, whole genome shotgun sequence, one DNA window encodes the following:
- the LOC119536714 gene encoding olfactory receptor 4P4-like, with protein sequence MENMNNVTEFILLGLSQEKEVNVLCFLLFLLCYIAILTGNLLVMISITCSQLINQPMYFFLSYLSLSDLCYTSTVTPKLITDFLAEKKTISYNGCMTQLFTMHFFGGIEVFILIGMAYDRYVAICKPLHYPVIMSRWRCILIIAASCAGGFLHSLGQFLLAIFLPYCGPNEIDHYFCDVYPLLKLACADTRRIGLLVIANSGLMGLVTFVILLLSYVVILCTVRSYSLENRSKALSTCSSHITVVVLFFAPLLFIYIRPATTLPEDKVFALFYTIIAPMLNPLIYTLRNTEMKNAIKKLLFCIMGKKGNRLKDILDSYH encoded by the coding sequence atggaaaatatgaataatGTCACAGAATTTATTCTTTTAGGACTTTCTCAGGAAAAGGAAGTCAATGTTCTCTGTTTTCTACTGTTTTTACTTTGTTATATTGCAATTTTGACAGGAAATCTGCTCGTCATGATTTCTATCACCTGCAGTCAGCTCATTAACCagcccatgtatttcttcctgagtTACCTCTCACTCTCAGACCTTTGCTACACCTCCACTGTTACCCCCAAGCTAATCACTGACTTCCTGGCAGAAAAGAAGACCATTTCCTATAATGGCTGCATGACACAGCTCTTTACCATGCACTTCTTTGGAGGTATTGAGGTCTTCATTCTTATAgggatggcctatgaccgctatgtggccatctgtaagccCCTGCACTATCCTGTCATCATGAGCAGGTGGAGGTGCATCCTCATCATTGCTGCTTCCTGCGCTGGTGGATTCCTGCATTCCCTTGGCCAGTTTCTCCTCGCCATCTTCTTACCCTACTGTGGCCCCAACGAGATAGATCACTACTTCTGTGATGTGTATCCTTTGCTGAAACTGGCCTGTGCTGACACAAGAAGAATTGGTCTCTTGGTCATTGCTAATTCAGGCCTCATGGGCCTGGTgacttttgtcattttgttgttatcTTATGTGGTGATCTTATGCACTGTCAGGTCCTACTCTCTGGAGAATCGCAGCAAAGCTCTTTCCACCTGCAGTTCCCATATCACTGTGGTGGTCCTTTTCTTTGCTCCTTTGCTCTTCATTTACATTCGACCAGCTACTACTTTACCAGAAGACAAAGTCTTTGCTCTTTTTTATACTATCATTGCCCCCATGCTCAACCCTCTGATATATACCCTAAGAAACACAGAGATGAAGAATGCAATAAAGAAATTATTGTTCTGTATcatgggaaagaaaggaaatagactGAAAGACATTCTTGATTCTTACCACTGA